ACTTACCTCAGCAAAGCTCACATCCCCTTTTTGATGCCATGCAATAAGCTGCTGATAAGCTCCAATGGGCGTTGTTCCGGTGGCCAGACCAAGTACCGAATCAGGCTTCAAAATAACCTGAGCAGAAATAATATTGGCTGCTTTCCGGCTCATGTCGTCATAGTTTTTTGCATGAATAATACGCATAGGTCTTCTACCCTTCCGCATCAGCGGCATACACCGCCTCAAACTGAGGCGCGGCCACCAGGGCGCAGACACGCGCGATTCACCTTGCTCCGTATGTCGGGGCCCCTGCCCGTCCATAGGGACTTGTTACAACAAGCATCTCTATTCTAGCTGTTATATTTCTTAATAAAAGCTGCCCATAAACCCAAGCGGATAAATGACATACCAAATTCAAGTAGAAACAGGCTACAGAGCGTAATATAACTTCAGCGCACCCAACTTCAATGCAAAAACTCTCATGCAGCCAAGCAGCTACTGTATACGACCCACCAGCAAATCATCAAGCTCATCAACATAATCCTGCGCCACCACACGAAGCCCTGAAAACTCAAGTGTATTGCGAATAAGCACCGGAACAATCGTATCGTAGCCCTCATATGCAATGGCTGGACCATCAAACTCAATGAGCACGTCACCGCGCGAAACCGTATCTCCTGGCTCAGCGTAAACCTTGAAGTGCTCGCCCTGCAAGCGAACCGTATCGAGACCCAAATGTATCAAAATGCTGAAATCATCTACCGTGCGCAAAGCTAGTGCGTGACCAGTAGGAAAAATGGCTTCAATTTTTGCATCGGCAGGAGCTACCACGCGAGAACCAGTAGGTCTAATGGCAACACCATCACCTAAAAGTCCTGCAGCAAAAGTTTCGTCATTAACCTCAGACAGTGGAATAACCTTGCCAGCTAACGGCGAGGATAACACTACCTCTCGAGGGCGCAGGCGAAATGTTCGCATAAATCCATCAAACATGAAGTCCTCCACCACGCGCTCTGCATCGCGTACATCTATCCTATCGCACATGCAAAGAATGTGCGATATTGTAACGTGAGAATATGCCCTTAGGGAAGCTCACGCTTTACCACAGCAACAAGCTGATCGACAGCCTGCTGTGCAGTCTCATGCGTCTTGGCCTCAACCATCACACGCACCAAAGGCTCCGTACCCGATGGACGCACCAGCACGCGCCCACTATCTCCCAGCTCAGCCTCAACTGTGTGCACGGCATTCCAAAGTGGCGTACACTGCTCTAGCTCGGCCTTGCTTTCAGAGAAAACATTCTCTAAAACTTGCGGGAAGCGCGTCATAACGTGTGCAAGCTCGGCAAGACTACGACCAGTGCGCTTCATAACACTCAACAGCTGAACCGCTGTTACTAAGCCGTCACCTGTTGTATTGTGCTCGAGAAAAATAATGTGACCCGACTGCTCGCCACCCAATACAGCACCGTCTTGCACCATACGCTCCAGCACATAGCGGTCTCCAACAGCTGTTTGAACCACCTGAAAACCAGCTTCGCGCATAGCAGTTGTAAAGCCAAGATTACACATTACGGTTGAGACAATCTCAGCATTTTTTAGCTTACCTTGAGCCGCTAAATCAGAGCCACAGATTGCAAG
This region of Collinsella sp. zg1085 genomic DNA includes:
- a CDS encoding PTS glucose transporter subunit IIA, which codes for MFDGFMRTFRLRPREVVLSSPLAGKVIPLSEVNDETFAAGLLGDGVAIRPTGSRVVAPADAKIEAIFPTGHALALRTVDDFSILIHLGLDTVRLQGEHFKVYAEPGDTVSRGDVLIEFDGPAIAYEGYDTIVPVLIRNTLEFSGLRVVAQDYVDELDDLLVGRIQ